The following coding sequences lie in one Mustelus asterias chromosome 8, sMusAst1.hap1.1, whole genome shotgun sequence genomic window:
- the LOC144497777 gene encoding bromodomain-containing protein 4-like has translation MRQPAWNAVPLVQSLSGSKVPPSQQTHSQPIVFSNHQRKMQNSEPWQFGPLKEPARIIISPPGLPAVVSPLHSPPLSKLKFLSAIHEPKSSYNVEEECNSIPIRQTKSPLETCSDPMPVTLQQNVEVARTDEMKASRDNKPAPEAKTTPGPKKEIEVKNANSWASLGKMMTVTPVIKCSTESFKLFRKAAIEKEQREKAQEEMKRCHLEQADSDQKKMASEQQREKEKESVLEEDQRAQAEVGEKQTEQKMQEAHEAPEKERELARKKEQERRRREAMATTIDMNLQSDIMATFEKNLY, from the exons ATGCGTCAACCAGCATGGAATGCTGTTCCTCTAGTGCAGTCATTGTCTGGTAGTAAAGTACCACCGTCACAACAGACGCATAGTCAACCTATTGTGTTCAGTAATCACCAAAGAAAGATGCAGAATTCTGAGCCTTGGCAGTTTGGGCCATTAAAGGAACCAGCACGGATTATTATTTCACCTCCAG GGCTTCCTGCAGTTGTATCCCCGTTGCATTCACCACCTCTGTCGAAACTTAAATTTCTGTCAGCCATCCAC GAACCAAAGTCTTCATATAATGTAGAAGAAGAATGTAATAGCATCCCAATTAGACAAACCAAGTCACCTCTCGAAACATGCAGTGACCCAATGCCTGTCACGCTACAACAAA atgtggaagTTGCTCGTACTGATGAAATGAAAGCAAGTCGTGACAATAAACCAGCCCCAGAGGCTAAAACCACACCTGGTCCAAAGaag GAAATTGAGGTCAAGAATGCAAATTCTTGGGCAAGTTTGGGCAAAATGATGACCGTAACTCCAGTAATAAAATGTTCTActgagagcttcaagttgttCAGAAAAGCAGCAATCGAGAAAGAACAAAGGGAAAAAGCTCAGGAAGAAATGAAAAGATGCCACCTTGAGCAAGCTGACAGCGATCAAAAGAAAATGGCATCAGAGCAGCAAAG AGAAAAAGAGAAGGAAAGTGTCCTGGAAGAGGATCAAAGAGCTCAAGCTGAGGTGGGTGAGAAACAGACAGAGCAGAAGATGCAAGAGGCGCACGAGGCaccggaaaaagagagagagctgGCCAGGAAAAAGGAGCAAGAACGTAGAAGGAGAGAGGCA ATGGCAACTACAATTGACATGAATTTACAGAGTGATATTATGGCAACATTTGAGAAAAATCTTTATTAG